TAGATATGAATTCATTTAGATATCTTAGGGAGCCGGCTCCTCGCACTCAAGCAATGATGCAAGCACTCTCGTTATCACTCGTTAATCGTACACATTCACTCTCTTCTATATAAATACCTGCAGACCTTCGACGTTCTTCTAAATATAGTGTCATTATGTCTTGCAaaattaacttcattatttgattttacctagagagttatttaattattgtaataacatAACATTCTTTGAAAAATGTATCATTCCATTATAATGTCTAAAATGTAGGATAGGTGCGCCGTTATCAATAAGTTGTCGTTTGTGCTCGATTACGCAATGGTTACCGACTGTTGCACAATTAGTGTTTATCTTAGTGAGCCTCAAACGACTGGACCAATTTTGTTTATGAGGCTTGAAACTGCCTTCACAAAGAGATAGCTTACGTAATCTAAATTGCTTATGTGCTTAATGAAAGCCATTATAAAGTGGCACCTGTTACGTAGTCaggattaagttatttatttaaccattagCTCGTTATTTATTGTCCTTAGTACCGTGTAAAGTAAATCTTATAAGtaaatcacaaaacaatttCAGTCTGCTTGCATAATTGTTTGAGTGTAtaattataacttatttatttataaagtcaaTCAAGTGTACTTACAGGTTTTTGTTTCTGTTGTATTCATTACTATGTGTGAGTGTTTTTACtaatgtattttgtataatatcaCGTGTTGTTTATAGTGTTTACCTTTGCTTCATCGGAGAATGATTAGATAAAGCAAAAATTGAGAATCGAAAATATATTGCCATTTTTtgcatttacaatttatttagtttttgaatACTTGTTGCTACAACGATTAATTATTGATAACTGCCCTACACGTGCCAATAAGTTCAATATCAGGCTAAACGTATATTAACGACAGTCCAAGCAGTAAGGTGGATATTTCCTAAATTATTGAATGCGATAAGTTTTGCGTATTGTTTATCGACAGGTGGATGATTGGATAGATATGCGCGTGTACTTTATGTGAACACTGTAATTTAAAACTCTGAAGTACATTCGCATATGGGATGGTGCTATTAAAAGTTAACATTGaatttatatagaaaaatatttataactgcaTAATTTGTATATTGGATTTGTATATGTGTGGCtctaaatgtaaaaataaacatgattaacatttttatatcaatgtCGCTAGTTTCGGACTTCAAAAGTTGTCGAAAACACCGAGCCAGCGTGAAGCTGcgttcaaattaaaaacagGGCTCGCAAATTGTAATTTGCTTTATTGTTTAAGTAATATTCCATTATCTAAGTGAATTATACGGAATCTTTACACtagatttaaatatgtaaaatctaTTTGCtcattatcaaaattatacccATATTAGTCAAATATATTCGAATCATGTATGGAGGTGACTATCATGTCATCTcctatatttatattaacagGCCTAGTGTGTTAATTAGCTTTGTATTCACTCTTCTGTAAGAGATtagtttaaatgtatttaacGAGATACTAAGTGAGATTAATGTTTGATAAATAGCATATTATCTGCATActtgttattattgttgtaattattttaggagagttttaatatttgtttgtatactAAGTTATATCCATGCCGACTTAAATATTCTGCACCTAATATTTACGATAGCTACCTAATTTGCTctctgcaaaaatatttatatttagataatgTAATCAATTGGCTTCTTACTAAATATTGATCACAGTTGAATACATTTTAACTGACTTACTAGAAATAATGTACCTTAATAGTAAGCGATAAAAGCAATACGGCTTTAAGCCATTGGTTTGTAGCAGAGCCAAGTATtcaataaatttaatataatgTGATAACCACAGGAGTCGGATTTGTAGTGTAACTGGATAGTTTTTTTACCTTGCCCTGTAATGAAGCCTTGTAAATATTTACCAAGCCTTTATTAGCATAAGGAGAGAATgttgaataaaaagtttttgagaTAAATATTGTTTCACTTATGTTGTATGCAGTACTACAATGGGTCGACCAGTAAATTAGCAGAGCTTCGCGCGGTTGGCCCCTAGGATGATCAAATATTCATACATGAAGAAtgcctccgtgtttcggaaggcacgtgaAATTGAGTCCTGTTATGTTGTGAAAACGCCTGAACCGATCCTCTGTAGGCAGTAGTAACTGCCTCTTTCTTAGTTCTCACAAGGTGAGACGGAACTGAAGCAGTAGAAACCTAGAATAGCTTTTATGGAATTAATACGGATGtcaaaggaccatgggcaaaaatgtatgaagcctgggctcacccaccaacagagatgagaccactttgaatatacctgtaaagcactaaatataaagatttaaactcatttttgcgaagaatccattgggttattttgctataaatatttttctctaaccataaataaactaatattctgcaaaaagtagtgctgttatggcattgtaggttttgttattgaacacctttaactagttttaattccaggtttaatgtatacataaaaaataaaacaactgctaacagttaaaattatttttgttaacatttcaatcaatatcaataataatgtcgtctaaatatcctaccggtggattaaattgtgtgtgcctgcctaaccctagataccatattattgaaatgatatgagcacaactttctactgtgcgtctacctgttagacacgagcagtaaGGGTCATGGCACAGTATagcggcaccgcaacagcacggctccacaccagcataagttgtcattcaatttagagcattaaatcgtgtatattataatatatttcgtaatgtcaatatgaaaaagccaacggcgagcagtcagcgcgCTTGCTGCTACCACACAACACTACCACGcagcccgcgtgctgcaagcgagcggacctcatgcgtacagcgcgccgacggcacGCTCATTACGCGCCGACTCCGAGtcggcagcgaaacaacgtcattacgtcgtgttcaatcataactatcttaaaataatattgagtttgcggtgacagcaagcttacacctcgcgaCCGGCGCGCGGTCGGCGAGCTTGCACCTTGCGGACAACGCGTAGTtagcgcgctggcagctagtcgtagtcttaattcgaggcgacgccgtgctgcagccgtgctgttgcggtgccgctATAATGTGCGACCTtaatactgagcgatggcatctcgacccatttcgtttctgttaaccagaatgtatacgtaatatgtaCGTGCACGAACATCTCTTGAATCGAGATGGAGTCTCCTGATGTCTCCTatggatgttcctgagtttatacgccaccgacttctatgccgatgcacctaagaatttttttgcttttcagtgtttttgggagtcggttttatttttttgtaaaaagttttttatttttggcttttcagtgacaagcatagttgtcactatccgcatttgtggaaagttctcatcaatacgaataatataagcccaaacacgaggtagtttacatattcagttgtcgagttccctcgaccttctccggtctccatcatcaggtcagctccaaaccttcactgttgcatagtgttatcaaacgtacacctcattgtcaagtttttaacctatgcacgcctacaattttctaaagttgccctcgatttctcagggtttccatcatcagatcctgatctGGTGATGAAagtggtcccataatcctagcataatcaaatcctgcgaattagcttttatgtcatgaacaaccaagcgcactacgactcctaacaattctttttctacaaaacctgtttaggtgcatatcttttttttgccatggaattgaaggtagtgcccatagtaacaattttagtacaaacaaaaaccttcccaacggcatatgctataactctgttggacaatgagcccaatttgactCATCTTTTCATTGAGATTGTTTGATTGCGAGGCATATCATTGAGAATAACAACTatgtacagttatcggcacggatattgagccctgaccttcacctgcgcacaagcgatttgctgccttattgccttatgcgtacgggtgcgcaaagcgatccccactcttccgccgagagcccaatatccgtgccggtaactataggTTGAGTATAATGTGAGATGAACGCGAGTCTGTACAAGGCTTAAGATCAAAAAAGAATACGTGACAGTGACATAATTGACGTACCGCCGCTACGATTGACAAGTTGAAAATTTTCCCCTCAAGCGTCAAATCTTTTCAAGTTAGTTGTCAAATCAATCAAGCAGTGGCGAgattgtaattatattatttcgatTGCGATACCGTTGCTAGTGGAATCTTGAATAACTGAAGCTCAAGCTTTACAGACGTTTAGAAGAAACGtggtaaaatatttagttatgaTATTAGCTGAAACGCTTCTGTTTTCTTTGACACTTATCGACAGCGGTGGTATATTATTCCTTTTAGTTTACTACATAATAACACTTTCTGACCTGGAGTGCGACTATTTGAATGCTCAAGAATGTTGCGATAAGCTCAATTACTGGTTATTGCCCAAATACCTAGCCCATACTTTCATTACATTCATATTGTTACTACATGGCCAGttgattttattcattttgaacTTGCCTTTGTTTATATGGCTAACTTTCGAATATTTCACTGTTCCGCGTGGAAACTTGGGTGCCTATGATCCTGCAGAGATCCTCAACCGAGGCCAGCTAAGAAAACACTTAAGAGATATAATGATCTATGTTGGCTACTATTTGATATTCTTTTTCATTTATCTTTATTGCTTTATATTAGCGTTGCTCAAAGGCGATCCCCTCCAGAGGTCTGCAGACGATCAAATTGTAACTGAAATCTAATATTATCAAGATGGCAGAAGATCTAGAAGTTTCAAGTTCTCTTAATGTTTCTGATGAGCTAGAGACAGTTGATGAGAGTAATAAATGTGTAAAGTTAGACCTACCAGTTCATATAGCTGCCTTTTTAAAGCGGCAGGAATTCAATAGAGGCTTTCAACAAATTATATGTGACCAATCTTTGTTGGAAAATGTTGCTACCAACTATGTAATAGTGAAAAGAATACTTAGCTTTCTGCAATGGCAAGATAAGTTGCTATGTAAGAATGTTTGCTCAATGTGGCGCTCGGCTGTGCATACACTGCAGAAGGAGCAAATGGGCCCCTCTGACTTTGCTATAAGTTTAAGACTTAGTCacattaaaaatggaataaagcTGATGCAAGCTGACTGTTTCTACACTGAACCATTAGTAGTTTTGGCATTTGCTAATATGGCAGGCTTTTCTGTTACCAGCAAATGTGAGACATTGATACCCTGCCCCTGTGATCCAGCATGTGATAAAGACCATTACCGtaagtatttacttattacATGTAAAGATACTCAACGTAACGTAATGTTATAAGAGAAGTTAAATTTTCTTAAGCCAATACtaatgaaaactttgttttcagttttaGACGTGCTGAAAAACTTAGTAGCTGTTCCGAAGTCATGTATGCTAGCAGTAAAAGCCTGTTACACATCATACATGCCCCTGCAACACTCATTGACCTACCAGTATCGTGTAACCAAGAAGTTTGGGAGGTCCAGTGCATTCATAGGCGGCCTCTATATACCACTGATACCAAATGTAGAGTttcaagtaataaatataaaatcactAGCGGACATACCAAGGACCTTCATTAAAACCATAGATAAGATGGCAGAGACTCGCTATGTGAAAGGAGCGTTAGTTTTTGTCAATGAAAGCTTTATCCTCCACTCTGTGGAAGATAtagtgtttttaaattatttgaaggaTGTGTAAGTATTCATTTCGGTCTTGATATGCTTGccttaacaatttaattttaattttttccctaaaatatgttttgttttagccAACCGGATGTGCCATATGCACTGGGTGGGTGCTTAGTAGAAGACACAGTATCTGATAGTGAAGATATGAACTTTATGATAGAAGGAGTGAACGCTGGCAAAGAGCTGATGAGTGAGAACATTGTATCCATTTGCCTGTTCACAGTTCCTAAAGTCTTGGACTCTCAAATGGATGTTTGTAACTTCGATGTATTCTCACTTATACTTGAATCACATGACTGGTCCAAGGCTAAGGTACAAGCTGCTATTAATGAGGTAAGTTTATGGTCAAGTTAACAACCAATAGCAATTTATTATCTAAATTCAATAATGGAATCAGGGATTACTTTGTGGAAATCCATGAaaaaattttagaaataaattccCCAATTCAAAggcttatttctttttttcaccAAATTAAATCCTacatactacataatataacatagttaggtaaaaaatattattgtttcagtTTGCAAGAAAAGTTCCTCACTTCACACACAGTGTTGTGATAAAGATGTCGTGTGTGGGTCGCGATAATAAACATGACTACGAGCAGGAATTCTTCAGGGCTGCATTCCCTAATACTCGGCTTGTCGGTTGCTATGGCAACGGAGAGTTAGGAATCAATAGGCCGGAGCGCCCGCCGCCAGAACCGCGCTCAAGCAACGTGAAGCGCCAGAGAGCAGACTCCGGTCCACAATACGGTCTCATGTATTCATATTCAACAGTCTTCGTATACATTGGCTGGGGTAACATTGTGACGCCCGCTGAAGCCACTTAACATCACCACTGCTACCATGCATTTTACTCTGACATTCTAAATATTGGTCACATAATTTTGTAGATTGCATTACCTATCTATAAGATCAAgtgtaattttgtaatatctgtgtgttttatacttttaatatgAATATTGTAAGAGCTTATTTTAAGGGTAATTTGATATTCTGTACCAAAGGGTAAAAGAATTTATAGAGATAGTGTAGTTCAGTAGCTAACAAGCTACTTAGGCGCTTATTTATTACCCATAACCAACATTACTGCCATACAGTTCTAAATTTATTAGGTCTGTGGaatgataattttatatcaaaaggGCCCTCTTAATCGTAATTATTACGGtcttattgatataaaaatatagtacaCTTTGGTAAATTATATGTGAGCCTTTTATatcttttgtgaaaatattacgATTATTGTAAAGAGCAAAACAATCACGAGGCTTACTGATTCGTTTTGAAGAGCACAGCTCACGCACCTCAGAGACTGCTCATACATTTTGAATAATGTTCATATGCAATTACAAATAAGGTAACAGTAAGTTTACGTTTTGAATTTTTACCGCATCGCGGAAATAtggttgttattatttatattgtttctttcgtttttcttttttttatatttttctattcttAAGTTTGTTTGCTGTGCAACAATTGTATGGAACTGTTAGTGAGGCgcgaaactaaataattttagttagaTTTTATGGCGCCAACTCAGCTATGACGACATAGGCGCTCTATTATCGAACGTTTCAAACTTTTTGGAAATTACCCTCTAGGTTCTATTATACTATAAGAAAGGCTCTAGTCAAAGTTAATGCGCGAACAACTCAacagaaaaatacataataattaataaatatgtaaaataaaagtaaggtCGTCTTACCCAGGAAATGTTGTCTTCATAGTTGGGTATTTCAACATACCTCCTGCTTTGTAATGTCTCCTCTTTATATGTTTTGTgtacacaacatttttttactttattttgcttttatgtgAATTAACTCTCGTTAGTTCCTCAACGTGAAAATTGTAAAGGAGGTGGAATATTTGAAGACAACGAAttgcttttttaatttaaaaggtaATTAATCCTTACCTCGGTAGATAAACATAAAGCCGTACTGACAGGCAATTTTGCACTGCCTCAGGTCAGACAAGCACTTGagtgtataatttgtaaaattacgTATTTTTCAATTctcttactttatttttttcttccaaaATTCAATTGAGGGATTTAGTGATTATTTACTCCACTTTTTTGCTATTCTTATCAAAATGGTGCAAGGATTTTATTAGTTACTAAGGATAGATCACAAGATGAACCATTTCAACACAGCTGACCTCCGCTTTTATATTCTTTGCAGTGGCGTAGCTTGCCTTGTCGGGGCCccgtataaaaaattgtttggagGCCCTTATATGGCACTTTTTTATAACCTCTTCCCTTTTctgttaactttttcttttctcagCGCCGCTGGGATAATCTATTTtcctttcattcatttaatgCACATTTATATAAAGCGCGTAAATAAACAGTGCACTGCACtccggcgtagcatcgggtggcacccgcggCGGACTAACTATTGAGCACCCAATAATCAtggattaaaattgtaaataaaagtacctacttaaaaatcgtgtagaaatcattcgtggtggtttttgctaggtttaacgtaaagaaaccggagacgGCTCATTCCAAACTTATGAAGcgctatttttgaaatttgggatataaaaaacccaaacatgttttataaaaaccggccaagtgcgagtcggactcgcgcacgaagggttccgtaggtaccattatttataaaacggacaaaaaaatcatgcttgttgtatgggagccccccaaaatattcatttaattctagttttctgAGTTATAGCGGCagcagaaatacatcatctgtgaaaatatcagctCTCTAATTATACCCTAAAAATCAGtgtgtttttaagttttgagaTAAACAGGTGTGAAAAAAaccactgcaaagagaagaagccgcgtgcgtagcgagcgcgaaatttttgattttcaggacgcaatgatacctaaagaaattacaaaaaagtcaCTGTCAATTGAGAGGTGTGACAGCCGGACTGGCATCCCTCTCAGTGCCATCTCGACGTCTTGCAcatgcactgttgtagttttgtttaaaatttgaatagcatgcagtgactggtagtgaacctaggctttgcagattagaatggcaccctcagtgacttgtcccttctgcccgtgccatcctggtcgtgcagatatgtgtcgaccgagatggcacACCCCGAGACGTGGTACCAGTGGTGTGTACCGCCCCTTATGCTGC
Above is a window of Helicoverpa armigera isolate CAAS_96S chromosome 11, ASM3070526v1, whole genome shotgun sequence DNA encoding:
- the Cnir gene encoding protein cornichon homolog 4 translates to MILAETLLFSLTLIDSGGILFLLVYYIITLSDLECDYLNAQECCDKLNYWLLPKYLAHTFITFILLLHGQLILFILNLPLFIWLTFEYFTVPRGNLGAYDPAEILNRGQLRKHLRDIMIYVGYYLIFFFIYLYCFILALLKGDPLQRSADDQIVTEI
- the LOC110380343 gene encoding uncharacterized protein LOC110380343, whose amino-acid sequence is MAEDLEVSSSLNVSDELETVDESNKCVKLDLPVHIAAFLKRQEFNRGFQQIICDQSLLENVATNYVIVKRILSFLQWQDKLLCKNVCSMWRSAVHTLQKEQMGPSDFAISLRLSHIKNGIKLMQADCFYTEPLVVLAFANMAGFSVTSKCETLIPCPCDPACDKDHYLLDVLKNLVAVPKSCMLAVKACYTSYMPLQHSLTYQYRVTKKFGRSSAFIGGLYIPLIPNVEFQVINIKSLADIPRTFIKTIDKMAETRYVKGALVFVNESFILHSVEDIVFLNYLKDVQPDVPYALGGCLVEDTVSDSEDMNFMIEGVNAGKELMSENIVSICLFTVPKVLDSQMDVCNFDVFSLILESHDWSKAKVQAAINEFARKVPHFTHSVVIKMSCVGRDNKHDYEQEFFRAAFPNTRLVGCYGNGELGINRPERPPPEPRSSNVKRQRADSGPQYGLMYSYSTVFVYIGWGNIVTPAEAT